The Primulina huaijiensis isolate GDHJ02 chromosome 12, ASM1229523v2, whole genome shotgun sequence genome has a window encoding:
- the LOC140989284 gene encoding syntaxin-81-like → MAKVVRVRDRTEDFKDAVHRAAVNFGYTESKTAAMMATFIMRKNPDRGPFTKAAVTTLESIRTLEEFLMKHKKDYVDPHRTTEQERDSIEHEVTIFVKTCKERIDVLKNSINKEEANAKGWLSIRTDNSNIDTIAHKHGVVLILSEKLHSVTSQFDKLRALRFQEAINRVTPRRKPKVAVPADATENSNFVEPRDGSNLELRQPDEVQTDPVRMHKQLLDDETRTLQVELASMLDAVQVTETKMVEISALNHLMSTHVLQQAQQIEYLYEQAIEATKNVELGNKELSQAIQRNSGSRTFLLLFLFVLTFSVLFLDWYN, encoded by the exons ATGGCAAAAGTAGTAAGAGTTAGAGATAGGACGGAAGATTTCAAAGATGCCGTCCACCGAGCGGCGGTCAACTTTGGATATACCGAG TCCAAAACCGCGGCAATGATGGCAACTTTTATAATGCGCAAAAATCCGGACAGAGGGCCGTTTACAAAAGCTGCAGTAACTACG CTTGAAAGTATCAGAACTTTGGAGGAGTTCTTGATGAAGCATAAGAAGGATTATGTTGATCCACACCGTACCACAGAACAAGAGAGAGATAGCATTGAACATGAG GTTACAATTTTCGTTAAAACATGTAAAGAGAGAATAGATGTTCTCAAAAATAGCATAAACAAGGAGGAAGCAAATGCAAAGGGATGGCTTAGTATCAGAACtgataattcaaatattgaTACTATAGCACACAAACATGGAGTG GTGTTAATTTTAAGTGAAAAACTTCATTCAGTGACATCGCAGTTTGATAAGCTCCGAGCATTGCGCTTCCAAGAAGCCATCAACCGGGTGACACCTAGAAGAAAACCGAAGGTGGCTGTCCCAGCTGATGCTACTGAGAACTCTAATTTTGTAGAACCTAGAGATGGAAGTAATTTAGAATTAAGACAGCCTGATGAAGTTCAAACTGATCCAGTTAGGATGCATAAACAACTATTGGATGATGAGACACGCACCCTCCAG GTAGAGTTGGCCAGCATGTTAGATGCTGTTCAAGTAACTGAGACAAAGATGGTGGAAATAAGTGCGCTGAACCATCTCATGTCCACTCATGTATTGCAACAGGCACAACAAATAGAGTATCTATACGAGCAG GCAATTGAAGCAACAAAAAATGTTGAGCTTGGAAACAAAGAATTATCACAAGCCATTCAACGAAACAGCGGCAGCCGAACTTTTCTTTTGCTCTTTTTGTTTGTCCTTACCTTCTCAGTCCTGTTTCTTGATTGGTATAATTAA
- the LOC140990209 gene encoding 26S proteasome non-ATPase regulatory subunit 7 homolog A, whose translation MDVIKSQQISSRPIEKVVVHPLVLLSIVDHYNRVARDTRKRVVGVLLGSFFKGTVDVTNSYAVPFEEEDRDPSIWFLDHNYHESMFSMFRRINAKEHVVGWYSTGPKLRENDLSIHGLFNDYVPTPVLVIIDVQPKELGIPTKAYYAVEEVKDNATQKSQKVFVHVPSEIAAHEVEEIGVEHLLRDVKDTTISTLATEVTGKLSALKGLDARLKEIRDYLDLVIEGKLPLNHEILYHLQDVFNLLPNLNVSELIKAFAVKTNDMMLVIYLSSLIRSVIALHNLINNKMLNKEHEKAEDSKPVAVPAAAGS comes from the exons ATGGACGTGATAAAATCTCAGCAAATTTCGTCGCGGCCGATTGAGAAGGTGGTGGTGCACCCGCTGGTGCTGCTGAGCATCGTCGACCACTACAATCGCGTGGCACGTGATACCAGGAAGCGTGTCGTCGGAGTTCTTCTCGGTTCTTTCTTTAAGGGCACGGTTGATGTAACCAACAGCTACGCCG TTCCCTTTGAAGAAGAAGATCGGGACCCAAGCATCTGGTTTCTTGATCATAACTACCATGAATCAATGTTTTCCATGTTCAGAAGAATTAATG CAAAGGAGCACGTGGTTGGATGGTATAGCACTGGTCCCAAGCTCAGGGAGAATGACTTATCTATTCATGGGCTATTTAATGA CTACGTGCCAACTCCTGTTTTAGTAATTATCGATGTCCAGCCAAAAGAGCTTGGGATACCCACTAAAGCCTATTATGCGGTTGAGGAGGTTAAAGAT AACGCGACACAAAAAAGCCAGAAGGTGTTTGTGCATGTTCCTTCTGAAATTGCTGCTCATGAAGTTGAAGAAATTG GAGTTGAGCATTTGTTAAGGGATGTGAAGGACACAACTATCAGCACCCTTGCTACAGAG GTCACTGGAAAACTTTCTGCTTTGAAGGGTTTGGATGCAAGATTAAAAGAGATCCGGGACTATCTGGACCTTGTCATTGAAGGGAAACTCCCATTAAACCACGAAATTCTTTATCATCTCCAg GATGTGTTCAACCTACTTCCTAATCTAAACGTGTCCGAATTAATCAAAGCTTTTGCAG TGAAAACAAATGATATGATGTTGGTCATATATCTTTCATCCCTCATCAGAAGTGTGATTGCTCTTCATAATTTGATCAACAATAAG ATGCTTAACAAAGAACACGAAAAGGCAGAAGATTCAAAGCCAGTGGCTGTTCCTGCTGCTGCAGGGAGCTGA
- the LOC140990740 gene encoding probable sugar phosphate/phosphate translocator At3g11320: MSAMKSSGRLFTIGLVSAWYSSNIGVLLLNKYLLSNYGFRYPIFLTMCHMTACSLLSYIAIVWMKMVPMQTIRSRVQFMKISALSLIFCASVVSGNVSLKYLPVSFNQAIGATTPFFTAVFAYFMTLKREAWLTYVALVPVVTGVVIASGGEPSFHLFGFIMCVGATAARALKSVVQGILLSSEGEKLNSMNLLLYMAPIAVLLLLPATLAMEENVVGITLALAREDLRIIWLLLFNSALAYFVNLTNFLVTKHTSALTLQVLGNAKGAVAVVISILIFRNPVSVTGMLGYTLTVMGVIFYSEAKKRSK; this comes from the exons ATGTCTGCGATGAAATCCTCGGGCCGACTTTTCACGATTGGATTGGTGTCGGCATGGTATTCCTCCAACATTGGGGTTTTGTTATTGAACAAGTACTTGTTGAGCAATTACGGGTTCAGGTATCCGATTTTCTTGACGATGTGCCACATGACTGCCTGCTCATTGCTCAGCTACATCGCGATCGTGTGGATGAAGATGGTGCCGATGCAGACGATAAGATCTAGGGTTCAGTTTATGAAGATTTCGGCTCTTAGCTTGATTTTCTGCGCGTCGGTGGTTAGTGGGAATGTTTCGCTTAAGTATTTGCCTGTTAGCTTTAATCAGGCGATCGGGGCAACCACGCCTTTCTTCACCGCGGTGTTTGCGTATTTTATGACGCTGAAACGAGAGGCATGGTTGACTTACGTGGCGCTGGTTCCAGTTGTTACAGGAGTGGTCATTGCTAGCGGG GGCGAACCGAGTTTCCATTTGTTTGGATTTATTATGTGCGTTGGTGCAACAGCTGCAAGGGCACTTAAATCAGTGGTTCAGGGAATTTTGCTTTCATCTGAAGG GGAAAAGCTTAACTCTATGAATCTGCTTTTGTACATGGCTCCTATTGCTGTATTACTTCTACTTCCTGCAACACTTgctatggaagaaaatgtagtgGGCATCACATTGGCACTCGCAAGGGAGGATCTAAGAATTATTTGGTTGCTGCTATTCAATTCTGCACTTGCATATTTTGTGAATTTGACCAATTTTTTGGTCACAAAGCACACCAGTGCACTTACTCTTCAG GTCCTTGGAAACGCTAAAGGGGCAGTAGCAGTGGTAATCTCCATCTTGATATTTAGGAATCCCGTCTCTGTTACTGGAATGCTCGGGTACACTCTGACAGTGATGGGTGTCATCTTCTATAGTGAAGCCAAGAAGCGAAGTAAATGA
- the LOC140989303 gene encoding WUSCHEL-related homeobox 5-like — MDIHECSSICIQPRGGGGCGTGTKCGRWNPTSEQVKVLTDLFRSGIRTPSTDQIQKISSQLSFYGKIESKNVFYWFQNHKARERQKRRRVLVEDGNHEITDIDYIKLSTAKSFSETSKVSEPERVRETLQLLPLNSFINETGSEKIRLFLDVWKDNSKFTFGEMDHLTLDLRLSFV; from the exons ATGGATATTCATGAGTGCTCAAGCATATGCATTCAACCTCGCGGCGGCGGCGGATGTGGGACAGGGACCAAGTGTGGGCGGTGGAACCCGACAAGCGAACAAGTTAAAGTTCTGACGGATCTGTTCAGGTCTGGGATTCGGACCCCGAGTACGGATCAGATACAAAAAATATCTTCGCAGCTCAGTTTTTATGGCAAAATCGAGAGCAAGAATGTGTTTTACTGGTTCCAAAATCATAAGGCCAGGGAGAGACAGAAACGCCGCAGGGTTTTGGTTGAAGACGGAAACCATGAAATCACTGATATTGATTATATTAAGCTCTCCACTGCAAAAA GTTTTTCAGAGACAAGTAAAGTTTCGGAGCCGGAAAGAGTGAGAGAAACTTTACAACTCCTCCCCTTGAACTCTTTCATTAATGAAACAGGTTCCGAAAAGATCAGATTGTTTCTGGACGTTTGGAAGGATAACTCGAAATTTACGTTCGGGGAAATGGATCATCTCACGTTGGATCTCCGATTAAGTTTCGTTTAG
- the LOC140990638 gene encoding eukaryotic translation initiation factor 3 subunit F-like produces MASSELTVLQFGPPTTILTARVHPLIIFNISDYYVRRPDQAERVIGTLLGCVLPDGTVDIRNSYAVPHNESSDQVALDIDYHNNMLASHQKVNPKEVIVGWFSTGFGVSGSSALFHEFYSREVTNPVHLTVDTAFRNGKATIKAFVSTNLSLGDQQLAAQFQEIPLDLCMIEAEQIGFDVLKPTNVDKLPNDVEGMEVSMERLLTLIDEIYKYVDDVVEGRVAPDNEIGRFISDTVASLPKLPPQVFDKLLNNDLQDQLLLVYLSSITRTQLSLAEKLNTAAQIL; encoded by the exons ATGGCGTCCAGCGAACTAACTGTGTTGCAGTTCGGACCACCAACTACAATCCTAACGGCGAGAGTACATCCATTGATTATATTCAACATCAGCGATTACTACGTCAGGCGACCCGACCAAGCTGAGAGAGTCATCGGCACGCTTCTCGGTTGCGTTCTACCAGATGGAACCGTTGATATTCGTAACTCCTATGCGGTTCCTCACAATGAGTCCTCGGATCAG GTTGCTCTGGATATTGATTATCATAACAACATGTTGGCATCCCATCAGAAAGTGAATCCAAAGGAAGTCATTGTTGGATG GTTTTCAACTGGTTTTGGAGTCTCTGGCAGCAGTGCTTTGTTCCATGAGTTCTACTCTAGAGAAGTTACCAATCCTGTTCATTTGACTGTTGATACTGCATTTAGAAATGGAAAGGCTACAATTAAGGCTTTTGTGTCTACGAATTTATCTCTTGGGGATCAACAACTTGCTGCACAGTTTCAAGAAATTCCACTGGACCTCTGTATGATTGAGGCAGAGCAGATTGGAT TTGATGTGCTTAAACCCACAAATGTAGACAAGCTTCCCAATGATGTTGAAGGAATGGAAGTATCAATGGAACGCTTGCTTACTCTAATAGATGAAATCTACAAATATGTGGATGATGTGGTG GAAGGCCGCGTCGCCCCTGATAATGAAATTGGAAGATTCATATCAGACACCGTGGCATCTCTTCCTAAACTCCCTCCCCAGGTTTTTGATAAGCTACTGAATAATGACCTGCAG GATCAACTGCTCTTAGTTTACTTGTCTAGCATCACAAGAACACAACTCAGTTTAGCCGAAAAACTGAACACTGCTGCTCAGATCCTGTAA